A window of the Mesorhizobium opportunistum WSM2075 genome harbors these coding sequences:
- a CDS encoding Crp/Fnr family transcriptional regulator: MRVLLPKGESLVDHQILQAKSELLRRMSGDDFARLRPHLQSVFLELRAPLETAGQKIEAVYFLESGLASVVAKTSAKTEAEVGIIGFEGMTGSALVMGDDEANFDCYVQSTCEAVRMPAAPFVEALEDSPTLRPFLLRYVQYLHVQTSYTAAINARQSLEVRLARWLLMCGDRTVGDRLVITHEFLSIMLGVRRPGVTVGLQMIESYGYIRARRGEITIRSRDGLLTLAREAYGPPEAQYRRLVGDLGSKNPARQERPPT; the protein is encoded by the coding sequence ATGCGAGTGCTCTTGCCCAAGGGAGAGAGTCTCGTGGATCACCAGATCCTGCAAGCCAAGAGCGAATTGTTGCGCCGGATGAGCGGGGACGATTTCGCGCGGCTGAGGCCGCATCTCCAGAGCGTCTTCCTGGAGCTGCGCGCGCCGCTGGAAACCGCGGGTCAAAAGATTGAAGCCGTATACTTTCTTGAAAGCGGGCTGGCATCGGTGGTGGCGAAGACATCGGCGAAGACCGAAGCAGAAGTGGGCATAATCGGCTTTGAAGGAATGACCGGCTCGGCCTTGGTGATGGGGGACGACGAGGCGAACTTCGACTGTTACGTGCAGTCGACGTGCGAAGCGGTGCGCATGCCGGCTGCTCCATTCGTGGAAGCTTTGGAGGACAGTCCGACGCTGCGGCCGTTTCTGTTGCGCTATGTCCAATATCTTCACGTCCAGACGAGTTACACGGCAGCGATCAACGCGCGGCAGAGCCTGGAAGTCCGCCTGGCCAGGTGGCTTTTGATGTGCGGCGACCGCACCGTCGGCGACAGGCTCGTGATAACCCATGAATTTCTGTCCATCATGCTCGGCGTCAGGCGCCCTGGAGTGACTGTCGGGCTGCAGATGATCGAGAGCTACGGGTATATTCGTGCGCGTCGCGGAGAAATCACGATCCGTAGTCGTGATGGCCTATTGACGTTGGCGCGAGAGGCTTATGGGCCACCCGAAGCCCAATACCGCCGGCTGGTCGGAGACCTGGGCTCAAAGAACCCCGCAAGGCAGGAACGGCCTCCCACCTGA
- a CDS encoding GGDEF domain-containing protein, translating to MAQTAATATVPAWKSVAWLTLLGTVGSLGLSVGLNYLLLFSEALTPFGRSMVTAVLLPLIIGLPLFVLIGWKQTQIRGYRRELNRSGTYDRVTGCLNGPVFTSMIERRTARPSASGPRSGAFLAIHAEHLRSINLRFGPGWGDEALRLVASAIQSAVRKEDMVGRIGTSMFGVFLPGATEAEAKDIGERIRAGVARVYFAPKGSEDVLAISVGSTVFETELAFEDMFRSAEQQLSGAEPVASL from the coding sequence ATGGCACAAACCGCAGCGACCGCCACCGTCCCAGCGTGGAAGAGCGTCGCCTGGCTCACCCTTCTGGGGACAGTCGGGAGCCTTGGCCTCTCCGTCGGCCTCAACTACCTGCTGTTGTTCAGCGAGGCCCTGACGCCGTTCGGGCGCAGCATGGTCACCGCGGTGCTGTTGCCGCTGATCATTGGGCTGCCGCTTTTCGTGCTGATCGGCTGGAAGCAGACCCAGATCCGCGGCTACCGGCGGGAACTCAACAGGTCTGGAACCTATGACAGGGTGACAGGCTGCCTGAACGGTCCGGTTTTCACCTCGATGATCGAGCGGCGCACAGCCAGGCCATCGGCGTCGGGGCCGCGCTCGGGCGCCTTCCTGGCGATCCACGCCGAACATCTTCGATCCATCAATCTTCGCTTCGGCCCCGGCTGGGGCGATGAGGCCTTGCGGCTCGTTGCCTCGGCCATACAGTCGGCTGTCCGCAAGGAGGATATGGTGGGGCGCATAGGAACATCGATGTTCGGCGTCTTCCTCCCCGGAGCGACCGAAGCCGAGGCCAAGGACATTGGTGAGCGGATCCGGGCAGGCGTCGCGCGGGTCTATTTCGCGCCCAAGGGCAGCGAGGACGTCCTGGCGATCAGTGTCGGAAGCACCGTGTTTGAAACCGAGCTGGCATTCGAGGACATGTTCCGCTCGGCGGAACAGCAACTGTCAGGTGCAGAACCCGTCGCGAGTCTCTGA
- a CDS encoding thermonuclease family protein, whose translation MLERRAGVMGMPGRIRWVIAVGGFELVLGIVLIMHAGALLAIDRPAPAPQMERAGNHPTPVVAAVPDGPWRDARRVAESLVAPPPVDLSEIERTEARPPLGDLGLAIPPQRPRPRDWRETLLFRPVATSSATFESMGRKVIIGGVASIEPERTCSFHDVAWPCGQRARAAFNSWLRGRALKCFVPPDIERFAIAAPCSLGKQDAGAWLVSNGWAMALPTGIYGKAQAVAEETQMGIFGPPQ comes from the coding sequence TTGCTCGAACGCCGCGCCGGCGTGATGGGCATGCCCGGGCGCATCCGCTGGGTTATCGCGGTCGGAGGCTTCGAGCTCGTGCTCGGGATTGTCCTGATCATGCACGCCGGAGCCTTGCTTGCGATCGACCGGCCTGCCCCCGCGCCCCAAATGGAGCGTGCCGGCAACCATCCAACCCCTGTGGTCGCGGCCGTTCCCGACGGTCCATGGCGAGACGCGCGCAGGGTTGCCGAGAGCCTTGTCGCGCCGCCGCCGGTTGACTTGTCCGAAATCGAGCGGACCGAAGCCCGGCCGCCGCTCGGCGATCTGGGCCTCGCCATACCTCCCCAAAGGCCAAGGCCCCGTGACTGGCGCGAAACCCTGCTCTTCCGTCCGGTCGCCACGTCGTCGGCGACTTTCGAATCCATGGGACGCAAAGTGATCATCGGTGGCGTCGCGAGCATCGAGCCGGAGAGGACCTGCTCGTTTCACGATGTCGCCTGGCCTTGCGGCCAGCGCGCACGTGCCGCCTTCAACTCCTGGCTGCGGGGACGCGCGCTGAAATGTTTCGTACCGCCGGACATCGAGCGTTTCGCCATCGCCGCGCCGTGCAGTCTGGGCAAGCAGGACGCCGGCGCCTGGCTTGTGTCCAACGGCTGGGCGATGGCGCTGCCGACCGGCATCTATGGCAAGGCGCAGGCGGTCGCCGAGGAGACGCAGATGGGGATCTTCGGCCCTCCGCAATAG